Proteins encoded in a region of the Streptomyces violaceoruber genome:
- a CDS encoding alpha-ketoglutarate-dependent dioxygenase AlkB family protein: MDAELFPRTRAETAPGAVHLPDWLSPGQQRELLDACREWARPPAGLRTVRTPGGGTMTARQVCLGRHWYPYGYAATAVDGDGAPVKPFPARLDDLARRAVTDALGAGAVAPAPYDIALINFYDADARMGMHRDADERTDAPVVSLSLGDTCVFRFGNPETRTRPYTDTELRSGDLFVFGGPSRLAYHGVPRVHPGTAPPELGLRGRLNITLRVSGF, from the coding sequence ATGGACGCCGAGCTGTTCCCCAGGACCCGCGCCGAGACCGCGCCCGGCGCCGTCCACCTGCCGGACTGGCTGTCCCCGGGACAGCAGCGCGAGCTGCTGGACGCCTGCCGCGAGTGGGCCCGCCCGCCGGCCGGACTGCGCACGGTACGCACCCCCGGCGGCGGCACCATGACCGCCCGGCAGGTCTGCCTCGGCCGGCACTGGTACCCGTACGGCTACGCCGCCACCGCCGTGGACGGCGACGGAGCCCCGGTCAAGCCCTTCCCGGCCCGGCTCGACGACCTCGCCCGCCGCGCGGTGACCGACGCGCTCGGTGCCGGGGCGGTGGCACCGGCGCCGTACGACATCGCGCTGATCAACTTCTACGACGCCGACGCCCGCATGGGCATGCACCGCGACGCCGACGAGCGGACCGACGCCCCCGTGGTCTCCCTGAGCCTCGGCGACACCTGCGTCTTCCGGTTCGGCAACCCCGAGACCCGCACCCGGCCCTACACCGACACCGAACTGCGCAGCGGCGACCTGTTCGTCTTCGGCGGCCCCTCGCGGCTCGCGTACCACGGGGTGCCGAGGGTGCACCCGGGCACCGCGCCGCCCGAGTTGGGACTCCGGGGGCGGCTGAACATCACGCTCCGGGTCAGTGGCTTCTAG
- a CDS encoding ROK family protein, translating to MSGKADPRAAGEGTTSRTRLDRGRGALGPALELVHTGRAPTRAVLTAELGVTRATAGAVAAELEALGLIRVDARPGAAGGSQGRPSHRLSVAEDGPVALAAQIHADGFRAALVGLGGRIVATAPGCEVVDADPAKVLGSVVEAGAELLRETGRRCVGAGLAVPSAVAEPEGLALNPLHLAWPAGAPVREIFARQVRAAGIQGPAFTGNDVNLAALAEHRHGAGRGARDLLCVATGHRGVGGALVLDGRLHTGSSGLALEVGHLAVNPEGRPCHCGSRGCLDVETDPLAFLTAAGREPGPEVSLLQQSYDLIREHYADPAVRTATETLIDRLGLGLAGLVNILNPDRIILGGLHRALLDADPERLRAVVAGRSLWGQSGGVPILPCGLDHNSLVGAAELAWQPVLDDPLGVPA from the coding sequence ATGAGCGGCAAGGCGGACCCCCGGGCGGCGGGGGAAGGGACCACCTCGAGGACGCGGCTGGACCGGGGGCGCGGTGCGCTCGGACCCGCGTTGGAGCTCGTGCACACCGGGCGCGCCCCCACCCGGGCCGTCCTCACCGCGGAACTGGGCGTGACCCGGGCCACGGCGGGCGCGGTCGCCGCCGAACTGGAGGCGCTCGGCCTGATCCGGGTGGACGCCAGACCCGGCGCGGCGGGCGGCTCCCAGGGCCGCCCCTCGCACCGTCTCTCGGTCGCCGAGGACGGACCCGTCGCCCTCGCCGCCCAGATCCACGCCGACGGTTTCCGCGCGGCCCTGGTCGGCCTCGGGGGCCGGATCGTCGCGACCGCGCCCGGCTGCGAGGTCGTCGACGCCGACCCGGCGAAGGTGCTGGGCTCCGTCGTCGAGGCGGGCGCGGAGCTGCTGCGGGAGACCGGGCGGCGCTGCGTCGGCGCGGGGCTCGCCGTGCCGTCCGCCGTCGCGGAACCGGAGGGCCTGGCCCTGAACCCGCTGCACCTGGCCTGGCCGGCCGGCGCACCCGTGCGCGAGATCTTCGCGCGGCAGGTGCGGGCCGCGGGAATCCAGGGCCCCGCCTTCACCGGCAACGACGTCAACCTCGCCGCCCTCGCGGAGCACCGCCACGGTGCCGGACGCGGCGCCCGCGACCTGCTGTGCGTGGCCACCGGCCACCGCGGGGTCGGCGGCGCCCTGGTCCTGGACGGCCGCCTGCACACCGGCAGCTCCGGACTCGCCCTGGAGGTCGGCCACCTCGCCGTCAACCCGGAGGGCCGCCCCTGCCACTGCGGCAGCCGCGGCTGCCTGGACGTGGAGACCGACCCGCTGGCCTTCCTCACGGCGGCCGGACGGGAGCCGGGACCCGAGGTGTCCCTGCTCCAGCAGTCCTACGACCTGATCCGCGAGCACTACGCCGACCCGGCCGTCCGCACCGCCACCGAGACCCTCATCGACCGCCTCGGCCTGGGACTGGCGGGCCTGGTGAACATCCTCAACCCGGACCGCATCATCCTCGGCGGACTCCACCGCGCCCTCCTCGACGCCGACCCCGAGCGGCTGCGCGCGGTCGTCGCCGGGCGCAGCCTGTGGGGCCAGAGCGGCGGGGTGCCGATCCTGCCCTGCGGCCTCGACCACAACAGCCTGGTCGGCGCGGCCGAGTTGGCCTGGCAGCCGGTCCTGGACGACCCGCTCGGCGTGCCGGCGTAG
- a CDS encoding VOC family protein, translated as MLRLGIPVVGVADLPRAVAFWTAALPLVAAAEWQSETWRTLEYADGSGRALGLLRSDSPPEPRPRLHLDLFTDSAEEQRAEVRRLIGLGARAVEWDLYPPDPDFVVLADPDDNIFCVVDLSHAPSGGDRPAP; from the coding sequence ATGCTGAGACTCGGAATCCCCGTCGTCGGTGTCGCGGATCTCCCCCGCGCGGTGGCGTTCTGGACGGCCGCGCTGCCGCTGGTGGCCGCGGCGGAGTGGCAGAGCGAGACCTGGCGCACGCTGGAGTACGCGGACGGCTCCGGGCGGGCCCTCGGGCTTCTGCGCAGTGACTCGCCGCCCGAACCCCGGCCCCGGCTCCACCTCGACCTGTTCACGGACTCGGCCGAGGAGCAGCGGGCGGAGGTGCGGCGGCTGATCGGCCTCGGCGCGCGGGCCGTCGAGTGGGACCTGTACCCGCCCGACCCCGACTTCGTCGTCCTGGCCGACCCGGACGACAACATCTTCTGCGTCGTCGACCTCAGCCACGCCCCGAGCGGCGGGGACCGGCCCGCGCCCTGA
- a CDS encoding tautomerase family protein, producing the protein MPFVRIDAHGGGTDDDRLDALGRAVHDALVEALGIPPDDRFQVLTAHDAARGTLRYGDYPGVRRDAGIVFVAITLRAGRTTRQKAALYGRIAQLAEEYAGTDPRNVFVTLTENTSADWSLGNGLAQYVGSGSC; encoded by the coding sequence ATGCCCTTCGTCCGCATCGACGCCCACGGCGGCGGCACCGACGACGACCGGCTCGACGCGCTCGGGCGGGCCGTGCACGACGCCCTGGTGGAAGCCCTCGGCATCCCGCCCGACGACCGCTTCCAGGTCCTGACCGCGCACGACGCCGCCCGCGGCACCCTGCGCTACGGCGACTATCCGGGCGTGCGCCGCGACGCGGGCATCGTGTTCGTGGCGATCACGCTGCGGGCGGGCCGGACCACCCGGCAGAAGGCGGCGCTGTACGGCCGGATCGCCCAACTCGCCGAGGAGTACGCGGGGACGGACCCCCGCAACGTCTTCGTCACCCTGACCGAGAACACCTCCGCGGACTGGTCGCTGGGCAACGGGCTGGCTCAGTACGTAGGGTCGGGATCATGCTGA
- a CDS encoding phosphotriesterase family protein: protein MSAVRTVLGDVPGGELGVCDAHDHLFFASPRLPGEELRDAAAARAELAAFREQGGGTVVQWRPYGLGRRAADLPALSRETGVHVVAATGLHQDVHYDQDTLAALRGPAADVFVAELTRGIGTSGVRAGLIKVAGGFHALDAHARWTMSAAAEAHHATGAPIAVHLELGTGALDVLELLCGGAGVPPDRVILGHLNRSPDPVTHRQAAGSGCWLAFDGPSRGNHATDWRMPDAVRDLAEAGFGDRLLLGGDTTTASARSVDGGPGMPYLLRRVAPRLALAVGDELVRRILTENPARAFAVDWH, encoded by the coding sequence GTGAGCGCCGTCCGCACGGTCCTCGGGGACGTGCCCGGCGGGGAGTTGGGGGTGTGCGACGCCCACGACCACCTGTTCTTCGCCAGCCCCCGGCTGCCCGGCGAGGAACTGCGCGACGCCGCGGCGGCACGGGCGGAGCTGGCCGCCTTCCGGGAACAGGGCGGCGGCACGGTGGTGCAGTGGAGGCCGTACGGACTGGGCCGGCGGGCCGCCGATCTGCCGGCCCTGTCCCGGGAGACCGGCGTCCACGTGGTGGCCGCCACGGGACTGCACCAGGACGTCCACTACGACCAGGACACGCTCGCCGCGCTGCGGGGCCCGGCCGCCGACGTGTTCGTGGCCGAACTGACCCGGGGCATCGGCACGTCGGGCGTCCGCGCCGGGCTGATCAAGGTGGCGGGCGGCTTCCACGCGCTCGACGCGCACGCGCGGTGGACCATGTCGGCGGCGGCCGAGGCGCACCACGCGACGGGTGCGCCGATCGCCGTGCACCTGGAGCTGGGCACCGGCGCTCTGGACGTACTGGAGCTGCTGTGCGGCGGGGCGGGCGTCCCGCCGGACCGGGTGATCCTCGGTCACCTCAACCGCTCCCCCGACCCCGTGACGCACCGGCAGGCCGCCGGGTCGGGGTGCTGGCTGGCCTTCGACGGGCCGTCGCGGGGGAACCACGCCACCGACTGGCGGATGCCGGACGCCGTGCGGGACCTCGCCGAGGCGGGCTTCGGCGACCGGCTGCTGCTCGGCGGCGACACGACCACGGCGTCCGCCCGGTCGGTCGACGGGGGCCCGGGGATGCCTTACCTGCTGCGCCGTGTGGCTCCCCGGCTCGCGCTCGCCGTGGGCGACGAGTTGGTGCGGCGCATCCTCACCGAGAACCCGGCGCGGGCGTTCGCCGTCGACTGGCACTGA
- a CDS encoding DUF4865 family protein: MHAMQYAFTLPGDYPMDVIRERVARTGHLLDDWPGLGLKAYLVRERGKDGSPVNQYAPFYLWHTVEGMNSFLWEGAFQRPTDDFGRPAVRQWTGLAYEEGGAAGSPARHAVLRRHRVPEGVPLSEVAADAVRRTGRLAAMGGALLAAAVVDTGRWELAHFSLHAGEAPDGVEGEVFQVLHLSAPGRALLPRGRQW, from the coding sequence ATGCATGCCATGCAGTACGCCTTCACCCTGCCCGGCGACTATCCGATGGACGTCATCAGGGAGCGGGTGGCCCGCACCGGCCACCTGCTGGACGACTGGCCCGGTCTCGGGCTCAAGGCGTATCTGGTCCGCGAGCGGGGCAAGGACGGTTCGCCGGTCAACCAGTACGCGCCGTTCTACCTGTGGCACACCGTGGAGGGCATGAACTCCTTCCTCTGGGAGGGCGCCTTCCAGCGGCCCACCGACGACTTCGGCCGGCCCGCGGTCCGGCAGTGGACGGGCCTGGCGTACGAGGAAGGCGGCGCCGCCGGCAGCCCCGCGCGGCACGCGGTCCTGCGGCGGCACCGGGTGCCGGAGGGGGTGCCGCTGTCGGAGGTGGCGGCGGACGCGGTGCGGCGGACCGGGCGGCTGGCGGCCATGGGTGGGGCGCTGCTCGCGGCGGCGGTCGTCGACACCGGGCGCTGGGAGCTGGCGCACTTCTCGCTGCACGCGGGCGAGGCGCCCGACGGGGTGGAGGGCGAGGTCTTCCAGGTCCTGCACCTGTCCGCGCCGGGGCGGGCCCTGCTGCCGAGGGGACGCCAGTGGTGA